The proteins below are encoded in one region of Pristis pectinata isolate sPriPec2 chromosome 37, sPriPec2.1.pri, whole genome shotgun sequence:
- the LOC127586597 gene encoding cytochrome b5 domain-containing protein 1 yields the protein MAVSMPTEDAGAMRHSRYYTPSEVAAHNTAADLWVSYLGRVHDLTPLLQDFPGDVLLKPILEAAGQDISHWFDEGREDIRIEIDQFTNCQKYHTPRGRFVHIPPPMPQSDWFNNFGTPWWKDPKYEVGYLSEKTRYIRIINTLTSQEQVLEVCSEETMNEILERYLMYNTHAASYTWKYDGVKLDMDKTLEENGIVDEDEMFYELQMEPDSFRQSILLYFNDDLTEL from the exons ATGGCGGTTTCCATGCCGACGGAGGACGCCGGCGCCATGCGGCACTCCCGCTACTACACCCCCAGCGAGGTGGCGGCGCACAACACGGCGGCCGACCTGTGGGTGTCCTACCTGGGCAGGGTGCACGACCTCACCCCCCTgctccaggacttcccag GTGACGTTCTACTCAAACCAATTCTGGAAGCAGCTGGACAAGACATCAGCCATTGGTTCGATGAGGGACGTGAAGAT ATCCGCATTGAGATTGACCAGTTCACCAATTGTCAGAAGTACCACACGCCTCGTGGCCGCTTCGTCCACATCCCCCCACCCATGCCGCAGAGCGACTGGTTTAACAATTTCGGGACTCCATGGTGGAAAGACCCAAAGTATGAGGTTGGATATTTAAGCGAGAAAACAAGATACATCCGGATCATCAACACCCTCACATCACAAGAACAAGTGCTCGAG GTCTGCAGCGAGGAGACAATGAACGAAATCTTGGAGCGGTACCTGATGTACAACACTCATGCGGCAAGCTACACCTGGAAGTACGACGGAGTGAAGCTGGACATGGACAAGACCCTGGAGGAGAATGGGATTGTGGATGAGGACGAGATGTTCTACGAGCTACAGATGGAGCCCGACAGCTTCCGCCAGTCCATCCTGCTCTACTTCAACGACGACCTGACCGAGCTGTAG